In Macaca fascicularis isolate 582-1 chromosome 15, T2T-MFA8v1.1, one genomic interval encodes:
- the FUBP3 gene encoding far upstream element-binding protein 3 isoform X7, whose protein sequence is MVMIQDGPLPTGADKPLRITGDAFKVQQAREMVLEIIREKDQADFRGVRGDFSSRVGGGSIEVSVPRFAVGIVIGRNGEMIKKIQNDAGVRIQFKPDDGISPERAAQVMGPPDRCQHAAHIISELILTAQERDGFGGLAAARGRGRGRGDWSVGAPGGVQEITYTVPADKCGLVIGKGGENIKSINQQSGAHVELQRNPPPNSDPNLRRFTIRGVPQQIEVARQLIDEKVGGTNLGAPGAFGQSPFSQPPAPPHQNTFPPRSSGCFPNMAAKVNGNPHSTPVSGPPAFLTQGWGSTYQAWQQPTQQVPSQQSQPQSSQPSYSKAWEDYYKKQSHAASAAPQASSPPDYTMAWAEYYRQQVAFYGQTLGQAQAHSQEQ, encoded by the exons ATGGTCATGATCCAGGATGGCCCATTGCCCACGGGAGCAGACAAGCCTCTTCGTATCACTGGAGACGCATTTAAAGTACAG CAAGCAAGAGAAATGGTACTAGAGATTATCCGAGAAAAAGACCAAGCTGACTTTCGGGGTGTACGTGGTGACTTCAGCTCCCGAGTGGGAGGAGGCAGTATAGAG GTATCTGTGCCTAGGTTTGCTGTGGGCATTGTAATAGGAAGAAACGGGGAAATGATCAAAAAGATCCAGAATGATGCTGGTGTGAGGATTCAGTTTAAACCAG ATGATGGGATTAGTCCAGAAAGAGCTGCCCAGGTCATGGGCCCTCCGGATCGGTGTCAGCACGCAGCGCACATCATCAGCGAGCTGATTCTCACAGCCCAG GAAAGAGACGGCTTTGGAGGCCTGGCAGCAGCCAGAGGAAGAGGTCGTGGCCGTGGCGACTGGAGCGTGGGAGCCCCTGGTGGCGTCCAGGAGATAACATACACGGTGCCAGCCGATAAGTGTGGCCTTGTCATAGGCAAAG GGGGTGAGAACATCAAAAGCATCAACCAGCAGTCAGGGGCGCACGTGGAGCTTCAGAGGAACCCCCCTCCCAACAGCGACCCCAACCTGCGGAGATTCACCATCAGGGGGGTTCCCCAGCAGATCGAGGTGGCCAGGCAGCTCATAGATGAGAAAGTTGGC GGGACCAATCTCGGAGCACCTGGAGCCTTCGGACAGAGTCCCTTCAGCCAGCCACCTGCCCCACCTCATCAAAA TACCTTTCCTCCAAGGAGCTCCGGGTGCTTCCCAAACATGGCTGCCAAGGTGAACGGGAACCCCCACAGCACCCCCGTGAG TGGTCCTCCGGCCTTTCTGACCCAGGGCTGGGGCAGCACCTACCAGGCGTGGCAGCAGCCCACACAGCAGGTCCCAA GCCAGCAGAGCCAGCCGCAGAGCAGCCAGCCCAGCTACAGCAAGGCCTGGGAAGACTATTACAAAAAACAGA GTCACGCCGCCAGTGCTGCTCCTCAGGCCAGCTCCCCACCGGACTACACAATGGCCTGGGCAGAATATTACAGACAGCAGGTCGCTTTCTACGGACAGACGTTAGGGCAGGCGCAGGCCCACAGCCAG GAGCAGTAG
- the FUBP3 gene encoding far upstream element-binding protein 3 isoform X8, with product MVMIQDGPLPTGADKPLRITGDAFKVQQAREMVLEIIREKDQADFRGVRGDFSSRVGGGSIEVSVPRFAVGIVIGRNGEMIKKIQNDAGVRIQFKPDDGISPERAAQVMGPPDRCQHAAHIISELILTAQERDGFGGLAAARGRGRGRGDWSVGAPGGVQEITYTVPADKCGLVIGKGGENIKSINQQSGAHVELQRNPPPNSDPNLRRFTIRGVPQQIEVARQLIDEKVGGTNLGAPGAFGQSPFSQPPAPPHQNTFPPRSSGCFPNMAAKVNGNPHSTPVSGPPAFLTQGWGSTYQAWQQPTQQVPSHAASAAPQASSPPDYTMAWAEYYRQQVAFYGQTLGQAQAHSQEQ from the exons ATGGTCATGATCCAGGATGGCCCATTGCCCACGGGAGCAGACAAGCCTCTTCGTATCACTGGAGACGCATTTAAAGTACAG CAAGCAAGAGAAATGGTACTAGAGATTATCCGAGAAAAAGACCAAGCTGACTTTCGGGGTGTACGTGGTGACTTCAGCTCCCGAGTGGGAGGAGGCAGTATAGAG GTATCTGTGCCTAGGTTTGCTGTGGGCATTGTAATAGGAAGAAACGGGGAAATGATCAAAAAGATCCAGAATGATGCTGGTGTGAGGATTCAGTTTAAACCAG ATGATGGGATTAGTCCAGAAAGAGCTGCCCAGGTCATGGGCCCTCCGGATCGGTGTCAGCACGCAGCGCACATCATCAGCGAGCTGATTCTCACAGCCCAG GAAAGAGACGGCTTTGGAGGCCTGGCAGCAGCCAGAGGAAGAGGTCGTGGCCGTGGCGACTGGAGCGTGGGAGCCCCTGGTGGCGTCCAGGAGATAACATACACGGTGCCAGCCGATAAGTGTGGCCTTGTCATAGGCAAAG GGGGTGAGAACATCAAAAGCATCAACCAGCAGTCAGGGGCGCACGTGGAGCTTCAGAGGAACCCCCCTCCCAACAGCGACCCCAACCTGCGGAGATTCACCATCAGGGGGGTTCCCCAGCAGATCGAGGTGGCCAGGCAGCTCATAGATGAGAAAGTTGGC GGGACCAATCTCGGAGCACCTGGAGCCTTCGGACAGAGTCCCTTCAGCCAGCCACCTGCCCCACCTCATCAAAA TACCTTTCCTCCAAGGAGCTCCGGGTGCTTCCCAAACATGGCTGCCAAGGTGAACGGGAACCCCCACAGCACCCCCGTGAG TGGTCCTCCGGCCTTTCTGACCCAGGGCTGGGGCAGCACCTACCAGGCGTGGCAGCAGCCCACACAGCAGGTCCCAA GTCACGCCGCCAGTGCTGCTCCTCAGGCCAGCTCCCCACCGGACTACACAATGGCCTGGGCAGAATATTACAGACAGCAGGTCGCTTTCTACGGACAGACGTTAGGGCAGGCGCAGGCCCACAGCCAG GAGCAGTAG
- the FUBP3 gene encoding far upstream element-binding protein 3 isoform X5, with the protein MVGFIIGRGGEQISRIQAESGCKIQIASESSGIPERPCVLTGTPESIEQAKRLLGQIVDRCRNGPGFHNDIDSNSTIQEILIPASKVGLVIGRGGETIKQLQERTGVKMVMIQDGPLPTGADKPLRITGDAFKVQQAREMVLEIIREKDQADFRGVRGDFSSRVGGGSIEVSVPRFAVGIVIGRNGEMIKKIQNDAGVRIQFKPDDGISPERAAQVMGPPDRCQHAAHIISELILTAQERDGFGGLAAARGRGRGRGDWSVGAPGGVQEITYTVPADKCGLVIGKGGENIKSINQQSGAHVELQRNPPPNSDPNLRRFTIRGVPQQIEVARQLIDEKVGGTNLGAPGAFGQSPFSQPPAPPHQNTFPPRSSGCFPNMAAKVNGNPHSTPVSGPPAFLTQGWGSTYQAWQQPTQQVPSQQSQPQSSQPSYSKAWEDYYKKQSHAASAAPQASSPPDYTMAWAEYYRQQVAFYGQTLGQAQAHSQEQ; encoded by the exons ATGGTTGGATTTA TTATCGGCAGGGGAGGTGAGCAGATTTCACGGATTCAAGCAGAATCTGGTTGCAAAATTCAGATTGCTTCAG AGAGTTCTGGGATTCCAGAGAGGCCCTGTGTACTTACCGGAACCCCAGAAAGTATTga ACAAGCCAAACGGCTGCTGGGACAGATTGTGGACCGCTGTCGAAATGGACCTGGCTTTCATAATGACATAGACAGCAACAGCACAATCCAGGAGATTCTCATTCCCGCATCTAAAGTGGGTCTGGTCATCGGCAGAGGAGGGGAAACAATCAAGCAGTTGCAG GAGCGGACAGGAGTGAAGATGGTCATGATCCAGGATGGCCCATTGCCCACGGGAGCAGACAAGCCTCTTCGTATCACTGGAGACGCATTTAAAGTACAG CAAGCAAGAGAAATGGTACTAGAGATTATCCGAGAAAAAGACCAAGCTGACTTTCGGGGTGTACGTGGTGACTTCAGCTCCCGAGTGGGAGGAGGCAGTATAGAG GTATCTGTGCCTAGGTTTGCTGTGGGCATTGTAATAGGAAGAAACGGGGAAATGATCAAAAAGATCCAGAATGATGCTGGTGTGAGGATTCAGTTTAAACCAG ATGATGGGATTAGTCCAGAAAGAGCTGCCCAGGTCATGGGCCCTCCGGATCGGTGTCAGCACGCAGCGCACATCATCAGCGAGCTGATTCTCACAGCCCAG GAAAGAGACGGCTTTGGAGGCCTGGCAGCAGCCAGAGGAAGAGGTCGTGGCCGTGGCGACTGGAGCGTGGGAGCCCCTGGTGGCGTCCAGGAGATAACATACACGGTGCCAGCCGATAAGTGTGGCCTTGTCATAGGCAAAG GGGGTGAGAACATCAAAAGCATCAACCAGCAGTCAGGGGCGCACGTGGAGCTTCAGAGGAACCCCCCTCCCAACAGCGACCCCAACCTGCGGAGATTCACCATCAGGGGGGTTCCCCAGCAGATCGAGGTGGCCAGGCAGCTCATAGATGAGAAAGTTGGC GGGACCAATCTCGGAGCACCTGGAGCCTTCGGACAGAGTCCCTTCAGCCAGCCACCTGCCCCACCTCATCAAAA TACCTTTCCTCCAAGGAGCTCCGGGTGCTTCCCAAACATGGCTGCCAAGGTGAACGGGAACCCCCACAGCACCCCCGTGAG TGGTCCTCCGGCCTTTCTGACCCAGGGCTGGGGCAGCACCTACCAGGCGTGGCAGCAGCCCACACAGCAGGTCCCAA GCCAGCAGAGCCAGCCGCAGAGCAGCCAGCCCAGCTACAGCAAGGCCTGGGAAGACTATTACAAAAAACAGA GTCACGCCGCCAGTGCTGCTCCTCAGGCCAGCTCCCCACCGGACTACACAATGGCCTGGGCAGAATATTACAGACAGCAGGTCGCTTTCTACGGACAGACGTTAGGGCAGGCGCAGGCCCACAGCCAG GAGCAGTAG
- the FUBP3 gene encoding far upstream element-binding protein 3 isoform X6, with protein MVGFIIGRGGEQISRIQAESGCKIQIASESSGIPERPCVLTGTPESIEQAKRLLGQIVDRCRNGPGFHNDIDSNSTIQEILIPASKVGLVIGRGGETIKQLQERTGVKMVMIQDGPLPTGADKPLRITGDAFKVQQAREMVLEIIREKDQADFRGVRGDFSSRVGGGSIEVSVPRFAVGIVIGRNGEMIKKIQNDAGVRIQFKPDDGISPERAAQVMGPPDRCQHAAHIISELILTAQERDGFGGLAAARGRGRGRGDWSVGAPGGVQEITYTVPADKCGLVIGKGGENIKSINQQSGAHVELQRNPPPNSDPNLRRFTIRGVPQQIEVARQLIDEKVGGTNLGAPGAFGQSPFSQPPAPPHQNTFPPRSSGCFPNMAAKVNGNPHSTPVSGPPAFLTQGWGSTYQAWQQPTQQVPSHAASAAPQASSPPDYTMAWAEYYRQQVAFYGQTLGQAQAHSQEQ; from the exons ATGGTTGGATTTA TTATCGGCAGGGGAGGTGAGCAGATTTCACGGATTCAAGCAGAATCTGGTTGCAAAATTCAGATTGCTTCAG AGAGTTCTGGGATTCCAGAGAGGCCCTGTGTACTTACCGGAACCCCAGAAAGTATTga ACAAGCCAAACGGCTGCTGGGACAGATTGTGGACCGCTGTCGAAATGGACCTGGCTTTCATAATGACATAGACAGCAACAGCACAATCCAGGAGATTCTCATTCCCGCATCTAAAGTGGGTCTGGTCATCGGCAGAGGAGGGGAAACAATCAAGCAGTTGCAG GAGCGGACAGGAGTGAAGATGGTCATGATCCAGGATGGCCCATTGCCCACGGGAGCAGACAAGCCTCTTCGTATCACTGGAGACGCATTTAAAGTACAG CAAGCAAGAGAAATGGTACTAGAGATTATCCGAGAAAAAGACCAAGCTGACTTTCGGGGTGTACGTGGTGACTTCAGCTCCCGAGTGGGAGGAGGCAGTATAGAG GTATCTGTGCCTAGGTTTGCTGTGGGCATTGTAATAGGAAGAAACGGGGAAATGATCAAAAAGATCCAGAATGATGCTGGTGTGAGGATTCAGTTTAAACCAG ATGATGGGATTAGTCCAGAAAGAGCTGCCCAGGTCATGGGCCCTCCGGATCGGTGTCAGCACGCAGCGCACATCATCAGCGAGCTGATTCTCACAGCCCAG GAAAGAGACGGCTTTGGAGGCCTGGCAGCAGCCAGAGGAAGAGGTCGTGGCCGTGGCGACTGGAGCGTGGGAGCCCCTGGTGGCGTCCAGGAGATAACATACACGGTGCCAGCCGATAAGTGTGGCCTTGTCATAGGCAAAG GGGGTGAGAACATCAAAAGCATCAACCAGCAGTCAGGGGCGCACGTGGAGCTTCAGAGGAACCCCCCTCCCAACAGCGACCCCAACCTGCGGAGATTCACCATCAGGGGGGTTCCCCAGCAGATCGAGGTGGCCAGGCAGCTCATAGATGAGAAAGTTGGC GGGACCAATCTCGGAGCACCTGGAGCCTTCGGACAGAGTCCCTTCAGCCAGCCACCTGCCCCACCTCATCAAAA TACCTTTCCTCCAAGGAGCTCCGGGTGCTTCCCAAACATGGCTGCCAAGGTGAACGGGAACCCCCACAGCACCCCCGTGAG TGGTCCTCCGGCCTTTCTGACCCAGGGCTGGGGCAGCACCTACCAGGCGTGGCAGCAGCCCACACAGCAGGTCCCAA GTCACGCCGCCAGTGCTGCTCCTCAGGCCAGCTCCCCACCGGACTACACAATGGCCTGGGCAGAATATTACAGACAGCAGGTCGCTTTCTACGGACAGACGTTAGGGCAGGCGCAGGCCCACAGCCAG GAGCAGTAG